From Cucumis melo cultivar AY chromosome 1, USDA_Cmelo_AY_1.0, whole genome shotgun sequence, a single genomic window includes:
- the LOC103495618 gene encoding ribonuclease 3-like protein 3, with the protein MEGEEQRDGSRGGEAVNGSDSPASLDGIEAILNYEFRDKRLLEEAFTDASYSPENCSSFERLEYVGDSVLNFLITREQYFSNPNLSPGSLTRLRAANVDTEKLARVAITHGFHRYLRHNKADLHQKIEEFGRSIEEYPLHSNGMIKAPKVLADIVESTIGAVFADSNSIDIVWKIFKELMEPLITLKTMKKHPMTELTEMCQKRNLKLEFRDRWQETKEIEVLIEKQLVGKGSYRKKLIAQNRAAKNALDNLDAFFPQFNQPCQPM; encoded by the exons ATGGAAGGAGAAGAACAGAGAGACGGAAGCAGAGGCGGAGAGGCGGTCAACGGCAGCGATTCACCGGCGAGTTTGGACGGAATCGAAGCTATTTTGAACTACGAGTTTCGAGACAAGAGATTACTGGAAGAGGCTTTTACGGACGCTTCCTACTCACCGGAAAATTGCTCGTCGTTCGAACGATTAGAATACGTCGGAGATTCGGTGTTGAATTTTCTGATAACGAGAGAACAATACTTCTCGAATCCAAATCTGTCGCCGGGTTCGTTGACTCGCCTCCGAGCTGCGAATGTGGACACGGAAAAACTTGCTCGAGTAGCTATTACTCATGGATTTCATCGGTATCTTCGCCACAACAAAGCCGATCTTCATCAAAAA ATAGAAGAGTTTGGTAGAAGTATAGAGGAATATCCATTACATTCTAATGGAATGATAAAAGCCCCAAAAGTCCTAGCCGACATTGTTGAATCAACCATTGGAGCTGTTTTCGCCGATAGCAACTCCATTGACATTGTTTGGAAG ATATTTAAGGAATTAATGGAGCCATTGATAACATTGAAGACAATGAAGAAACATCCAATGACGGAATTGACAGAAATGTGTCAAAAGAGAAACCTGAAGTTGGAGTTCAGAGATCGTTGGcaggaaacaaaagaaatagAAGTTTTGATAGAGAAACAACTTGTTGGTAAAGGAAGTTATCGCAAAAAGCTTATCGCACAAAATAGAGCTGCTAAAAATGCTTTGGACAACTTAGACGCATTTTTTCCACAATTTAATCAACCTTGTCAACCTATGTAA